In one window of Eggerthella guodeyinii DNA:
- a CDS encoding rhodanese-like domain-containing protein, with protein sequence MRSRAAAASCAAALALTGALALAGCAADAGEGEAAPAVQAVTAAEAHDLMTSDRVVVLDVRTQQEYDASHIVNARLLPHDAIDAESAAAAAPDKDALVLVYCRTGVRSAEASAKLAALGYAQVRDFGGIESWPYATVDAEGGDGAGTVDNDGLPVGVKVVCGKTKPVPDT encoded by the coding sequence GTGCGTAGCCGGGCGGCGGCCGCGTCGTGCGCGGCGGCGCTCGCGCTGACGGGAGCGCTCGCGCTGGCCGGCTGCGCCGCGGATGCGGGCGAGGGCGAGGCGGCGCCGGCCGTGCAGGCCGTCACGGCGGCCGAGGCGCACGACCTCATGACGTCGGACCGCGTGGTCGTCCTCGACGTGCGCACGCAGCAGGAGTACGACGCGTCGCACATCGTGAACGCGCGCCTGCTGCCCCACGACGCCATCGATGCCGAGTCGGCCGCCGCTGCGGCTCCCGACAAGGACGCGCTCGTGCTCGTGTACTGCCGCACCGGCGTGCGCTCGGCCGAGGCGAGCGCGAAGCTGGCCGCGCTCGGCTACGCCCAGGTGCGCGACTTCGGCGGCATCGAGTCGTGGCCGTACGCCACCGTCGACGCCGAGGGCGGCGACGGCGCGGGCACCGTGGACAACGACGGGCTCCCCGTGGGCGTGAAGGTGGTGTGCGGCAAGACGAAGCCGGTGCCGGACACCTGA